One genomic segment of Capricornis sumatraensis isolate serow.1 chromosome X, serow.2, whole genome shotgun sequence includes these proteins:
- the LOC138070685 gene encoding heat shock transcription factor, X-linked member 4-like, giving the protein MASQSSQKAHTAPLAPLTYGEPAAGDPHESSPDPNVDSAETLEKQGDQPKSPDSGLHDNLPPQGLKPQIANKEENHTFLGLSFPRKLWRIVEDEAFTSVHWNDEGDMVVIEADLFQTEVLQRRGADQIFETDNIKSFICELNLYGFSKISPLGHSAGKKKMIYRNSNFQKDKPLLLQNIPKRRKRVVATRHSPRLHHNQCTQEADKKVQKGTPPVRRTPSRRSFVLSHLWSMGSVPRQAGTNHLPREEGGPSGKGTSSNTTSAPPATSGREGTGQMPESPLEYPDYDSVIALYNTCYSILMAALSFKAPNEAPEAEEEQGESSDYKCVLCEQVKDKPNP; this is encoded by the exons ATGGCTAGTCAGAGTTCCCAGAAGGCACACACAGCCCCACTGGCCCCATTAACTTATGGGGAGCCTGCAGCAGGGGACCCCCATGAGTCCTCCCCAGATCCAAATGTTGATTCAGCGGAGACTTTGGAGAAGCAGGGTGACCAACCCAAGAGCCCAGATTCAGGCCTCCATGACAATCTGCCCCCACAGGGCCTGAAGCCACAAATAGCCAACAAGGAAGAGAACCACACCTTCCTCGGGCTGTCCTTCCCCAGGAAGCTCTGGAGAATTGTGGAGGATGAGGCCTTCACCTCTGTGCACTGGAACGATGAGGGAGACATGGTGGTCATTGAGGCAGATCTCTTCCAGACAGAGGTCCTCCAGCGCAGAGGTGCAGACCAGATCTTTGAGACAGACAACATCAAAAGCTTCATCTGTGAACTGAACCTGTACGGTTTCAGTAAAATCTCCCCTTTGGGTCACTCTGCAGGGAAGAAGAAGATG atcTATCGCAACTCCAATTTTCAGAAAGACAAGCCTCTCCTCCTGCAGAACATCCCAAAGAGAAGGAAGCGAGTGGTGGCAACCAGACACTCTCCTCGACTCCACCACAACCAGTGCACCCAAGAGGCCGACAAGAAAGTCCAGAAGGGAACCCCACCTGTTCGCAGAACCCCCAGCCGGCGATCATTTGTGCTCTCTCACCTTTGGTCCATGGGCAGTGTACCCAGGCAGGCCGGGACAAACCATCTCCCCAGGGAGGAGGGCGGCCCCAGTGGAAAAGGCACATCCAGCAATACCACGTCTGCACCCCCAGCTACTTCTGGGAGGGAGGGTACAGGGCAAATGCCCGAGAGCCCCCTAGAATACCCAGATTATGATTCAGTGATAGCTTTGTACAACACCTGTTACTCCATCCTGATGGCAGCCCTTTCCTTCAAGGCCCCAAATGAGGCCCctgaggcagaggaggagcaggGAGAGTCCTCAGATTACAAATGTGTACTCTGTGAGCAGGTCAAGGACAAGCCCAATCCCTGA